A stretch of Gambusia affinis linkage group LG10, SWU_Gaff_1.0, whole genome shotgun sequence DNA encodes these proteins:
- the gfi1ab gene encoding growth factor independent 1A transcription repressor b — MPRSFLVKSKKAHSYHQPRTLEDDYSRLDTILADICSDTDKLPEEDADLSADSYGLSPASHPGEAADFSPGSPLSCADSLCARSADYEDFWRPPSPSASPVDSEKSLSPLVGETQPFTVPFRPYAWSSYPGPGPGPEVRRPMAQRSLHAGLEVDASPAVLALYADRSCHPAVFAERALAEEPYGDYRRQAAALLFPEAGLHGKAADGKARPDLLCPSLILNGAYKCVKCGKVFSTPHGLEVHVRRSHSGTRPFACDICGKTFGHAVSLEQHKAVHSQERSFDCKICGKSFKRSSTLSTHLLIHSDTRPYPCQYCGKRFHQKSDMKKHTFIHTGEKPHKCQVCGKAFSQSSNLITHSRKHTGYKPFGCDLCGKGFQRKVDLRRHKETQHGLK, encoded by the exons ATGCCCCGCTCCTTCCTGGTAAAGAGTAAGAAGGCGCACAGCTACCACCAACCGCGGACTTTGGAAGATGATTACAGCAGGCTGGACACGATACTGGCTGACATCTGTTCAG ATACCGATAAACTCCCGGAGGAGGACGCCGACCTTTCGGCTGACAGCTACGGCCTCTCTCCGGCCTCCCACCCGGGCGAAGCTGCGGACTTCTCCCCCGGGTCTCCGCTGAGCTGCGCCGACAGTTTGTGCGCTCGCTCCGCGGACTATGAGGACTTCTGGCGGCCTCCGTCCCCATCCGCGTCGCCTG TTGACTCCGAAAAATCGCTTTCTCCCCTGGTGGGTGAAACTCAGCCCTTCACCGTCCCTTTCCGGCCGTACGCCTGGAGCAGCTACCCGGGGCCAGGGCCGGGGCCGGAGGTGCGGCGGCCCATGGCGCAGCGGAGCCTCCATGCCGGCCTTGAGGTGGACGCCAGCCCGGCGGTGTTGGCGCTCTACGCGGACAGGAGCTGCCACCCGGCCGTGTTTGCAGAACGGGCCCTGGCGGAGGAGCCTTACGGAGACTACCGGAGGCAGGCTGCCGCGCTGCTGTTCCCTGAAGCGGGCCTGCACGGGAAGGCGGCCGATGGGAAGGCCCGGCCCGACCTGCTCTGCCCCAGCCTCATTCTGAACGGGGCGTACAAGTGCGTCAAATGCGGGAAG GTGTTCTCCACCCCGCACGGGCTGGAGGTCCACGTCCGCAGATCGCACAGCGGCACGAGGCCTTTTGCGTGCGACATTTGCGGCAAAACGTTCGGCCACGCCGTGAGCCTGGAGCAGCACAAAGCCGTGCACTCTCAG GAGAGAAGCTTCGACTGCAAAATTTGCGGCAAAAGCTTTAAGCGCTCCTCCACGCTATCCACGCATCTGCTCATCCACTCGGACACTCGGCCCTACCCGTGTCAGTACTGCGGGAAGAGGTTCCACCAGAAGTCCGACATGAAGAAACACACATTCATCCACACAG gcGAGAAGCCGCACAAATGCCAGGTTTGCGGGAAAGCGTTCAGCCAGAGCTCCAATCTGATCACGCACAGCAGGAAACACACCGGATACAAACCGTTCGGCTGCGACCTGTGCGGGAAAGGCTTCCAGAGGAAGGTGGACCTGAGGAGGCACAAAGAGACACAGCACGGACTGAAGTGA